The Polaribacter sp. MED152 region TTAATTACTTTTGTAACTTAAATTTCTATGGATGACATTATTATTAATTTACGCTACTGTTTCAATTTTTTTCTCTTTTTTATGTTCAATTTTAGAAGCAGTTTTACTAAGTATTACGCCTACTTTTATCAACCTTAAAAAAAGTGAAGGTTTAGAATATGCTGAAGATTTAGAAGTTTTAAAAAAAGATGTAGACAAACCTTTAATTGCTATTTTAACTATTAATACAATCGCACACACTGTAGGTGCAATATTGGTGGGTGTACAAGCAAAAGTAGCTTATGCAGAAATGTATGGTACAACCACTAGAAGTGTTTTTGGCATAGAATTTACAGAAGATGTAATGGTTGGTTTAGTATCTACTATCATGACGATTCTAATCTTAGTAGCATCAGAAATTATACCTAAAACCATAGGAGCCACTTATTGGAAAGGCTTAGCTAATTTTACTTCTAAAGCACTTAAGGTTATGATTTTTCCTTTAAAATACACAGGTATTTTATGGGTATTACAACTTACCACTAAACTTATTGGAGGTAAAGGTCATGGAAGTATTTTAAGTAGAGAAAGCTTTTTGGTAATGACAGAAATGGCTGAAAAAGATGGTGTATTTAAAAAGAATGAAAGTAAAGTAATTAGAAACTTACTAGGTTTTAAAGAGATAAAAGTAAATGATGTAATGACACCTAGAACAGTTATGGAACTTGCAGATGAGAGCGAAACTATTCAGGCTTTTTACGAAGCTCATAAAAATTTACGTTTCTCAAGAATACCTGTTTTTAAAGAAAATCCTGATGAAATTACAGGCTACTTTTTAAAAGATCATTTATTAGAAGCCATTATTAACGGTCAAGGAAATGAGGCTTTATCTACCATAAAAAGAGCTATTTTAATTACAGATAGAGAATTATCGATACCAGATTTGTTTGATAAATTAATTAAAGAAAAAGAACATATTGCACTTGTTGTGGATGAATATGGTTCTGTAAGTGGTTTAGTTTCTCAAGAAGATGTTATTGAAACTTTACTTGGTTTAGAAATTATGGATGAAACTGATTCTGTTGCAGATTTACAAGCCCTTGCAAGAAAATCTTGGGAAAACAGAGCAAAACGAATGGGAATCATAAAGGATGATTTGGAGCAATAACATTCTAAAATAAACACTAAAAAAAATCCTACTACTTTAAAAGTAATAGGATTTTTTTTTATTCCTCTTCTTTGTATTCGTAATACAAAAAGTCATTGTAAGGAAAACGTTGAATATGAATTTTCTTTACTTCTTCATACGTTTTCTCTTTAAAGTCTTCTAGATTTTCTTTGTTTAAAGCAGAAATAAAAATCGATTCTACTTCATTATCATTCATCCATGTTTTTTTCCAATCTTGTAATGTATAATGCTCTTTACCTTTTTCTGTCTCTAAATCGTCTTCTTCTATAGTTTCATGTTGGTAAGCATCAATCTTATTAAAGACCATTAAGGTTGGTTTATCTGCACATTTGATATCTGTTAGAATAGAATTTACAGATGCAATATGATCTTCAAAATTTGGGTGAGATATATCTACAACATGTAACAATAAATCTGCTTCTCTAACTTCGTCTAAAGTAGATTTGAATGACTCTACTAATTGAGTTGGTAATTTTCTAATAAACCCAACAGTATCTGTCATTAAAAAAGGAATGTTTTTAATAACTACTTTACGTACAGTAGTATCTAAAGTTGCAAACAATTTATTTTCTGCAAAAACATCACTTTTACTAACTACATTCATTAAGGTAGATTTACCAACATTGGTATACCCAACCAAAGCAACTCTTACCATTTTACCACGATTCTTTCTTTGAACCGCCATTTGTTTATCAATAGTTTTTAAGCGCTTTTTTAAGAGTGTTATTTTATCACGAATTATACGTCTATCTGTTTCAATCTCTGTTTCTCCTGGTCCACGCATTCCAATACCTCCTTTTTGTTTGTCAAGGTGTGTCCAAAGTCTTGTTAAACGTGGTAAAAGATATTCACTTTGAGCCAATTCTACTTGCGTTTTTGCAGAACTTGTTTGCGCTCTCTGTGCAAAAATATCAAGTATTAAATTGGTTCTATCTAAAATTTTACAATCTAAAATTTTCTCGATATTTCTTAATTGTGCAGGAGATAACTCATCATCAAAAATAGCAGTACCAATCATGTTAGATTGTATGTACGCTTTTACATCTTCTAGTTTACCAGCTCCTAAAAATGTTTTAGGATTTGGTCTTTCCATTTTTTGAACAAAACGTTTTACAACAACACCTCCAGCAGTTTGCGTTAAAAACTCTAGTTCGTCTAAATATTCTGTTGATTTTGTTTCATCTTGCTGTTGTGTAATAACACCTATTAGTACAGCTTTTTCAGAAATGGCTTCTTTTTGATCTATCATAGAAAACAAAGGTAAAAAGAAAGTTGACACCAAATAGAATTTTTGATGTCAACTAGTTTAACAAACTCAATTAACTAAATGAAACTAATATATATTCTTCTTTATCTCACTTTCTAGTATTTACATAATTATGCATTTACTTATTTAAAAACAAAAAGAGCCCCAACATTTGTTGGGGCTCTTTCAACTTAGGGGTATTACTTTAATTTACTCTTTAACAAACTTAATTGGTAAAGTG contains the following coding sequences:
- the hflX gene encoding GTPase HflX, with the translated sequence MIDQKEAISEKAVLIGVITQQQDETKSTEYLDELEFLTQTAGGVVVKRFVQKMERPNPKTFLGAGKLEDVKAYIQSNMIGTAIFDDELSPAQLRNIEKILDCKILDRTNLILDIFAQRAQTSSAKTQVELAQSEYLLPRLTRLWTHLDKQKGGIGMRGPGETEIETDRRIIRDKITLLKKRLKTIDKQMAVQRKNRGKMVRVALVGYTNVGKSTLMNVVSKSDVFAENKLFATLDTTVRKVVIKNIPFLMTDTVGFIRKLPTQLVESFKSTLDEVREADLLLHVVDISHPNFEDHIASVNSILTDIKCADKPTLMVFNKIDAYQHETIEEDDLETEKGKEHYTLQDWKKTWMNDNEVESIFISALNKENLEDFKEKTYEEVKKIHIQRFPYNDFLYYEYKEEE
- a CDS encoding CNNM domain-containing protein, which translates into the protein MTLLLIYATVSIFFSFLCSILEAVLLSITPTFINLKKSEGLEYAEDLEVLKKDVDKPLIAILTINTIAHTVGAILVGVQAKVAYAEMYGTTTRSVFGIEFTEDVMVGLVSTIMTILILVASEIIPKTIGATYWKGLANFTSKALKVMIFPLKYTGILWVLQLTTKLIGGKGHGSILSRESFLVMTEMAEKDGVFKKNESKVIRNLLGFKEIKVNDVMTPRTVMELADESETIQAFYEAHKNLRFSRIPVFKENPDEITGYFLKDHLLEAIINGQGNEALSTIKRAILITDRELSIPDLFDKLIKEKEHIALVVDEYGSVSGLVSQEDVIETLLGLEIMDETDSVADLQALARKSWENRAKRMGIIKDDLEQ